The genomic DNA CATGCCGGAGTTCTATCGCCCATGGGCCGAGGAGCGTCCGGTCGTGTTCGCGTTCGGGGCGTTGCTGCGCGCGCCGGTACCCGGTGCGGCGTGGTCGCTGGAGCGTTACCGCGGGGACACGGACGAGGCCAGTCCGGAGAGCGCTCCCGGACTGGCCTTCATGCACATTCTCGCCGGTGGCCGGGACCGGCTCCTCATGGCCGGAGAACGGAATTCCTGGCTGTGGGGTCGGGATTGAGACGGATCGGATACTACTGGCGGCTCGTCGCGACGGGTTACAATTTCGTCGTCTTCGGGGTCGGCGGTCTGCTGACGGCGATCTTCGTCATGCCGGTGGTGCGCGTCTGGCCTGGAGGTACCCAGCGGCGCAACGCGCGCGCACGCCAGGTGGTGCACTACCTGTTCCGCTACTTCGTCTGGCAGATGCGGGCGACCGGCGTGCTGGCGCTGACCGTGAATGATGTCGAGCGCCTGCGCGAACAGAGCGCGGGACGGCTCGTGGTCGTCAATCACCCCACGCTGATCGATGTCGTCGTGGTCATATCGCTGCTGCCGTACAGTTGCTGTGTCGTCAAAAGCTCGCTGTGGCGGAATCCGTTGCTGGGCGGCGTGATCCGGTCCGCCGGTTACATCAGCAATTCCGACAGCTCGCGCAATTTTCTGGCACGCAGCGCGCGTGTGCTCCGCGCCGGGTATCCGATCGTCATGTTTCCCGAGGGGACCCGCACGGTGCCCGGAGACCCGATCGAGTTCCAGCGCGGGGCGGCGAATATCGCGGTGCGCAACCGCGTGGCGGTGCTGCCGGTGGTGGTACGCTGCGATCCACCGACGCTGCGCAAACATGAGCGCTGGTATCACATACCGCCGCGGCGGGCGGACTTTTCGGTGACCGTGCATGAGCCGGTCGATCCCGCATCGGTTACGGACGCCTCGCGCGGTCCGGCCGTTGCCACGCGCCAGTTCAATCGCTGGCTGGAAGAATTCTACAGGGGGGAATTGCAGGCATGAGTAAAGACCTGGGCAGGGAACTGAAGGAACTGATCATCGAATCGCTGGATCTCGAGGACGTCACGCCCGAGGACATCGACGACGACGAACCCCTGTTCGTCGATGGGCTGGGGCTCGATTCGATCGACGCGCTTGAACTGGGCATGCAGATCCAGAAGAAATACAACCTCAAGCTGGATGCGAACAACGAGGCCAACAAGCAGCACTTCGCCTCGGTCAACGCGCTGCGCCGGTTCATCGAATCCCAGCAGGCGAC from Halofilum ochraceum includes the following:
- a CDS encoding phosphopantetheine-binding protein, translated to MSKDLGRELKELIIESLDLEDVTPEDIDDDEPLFVDGLGLDSIDALELGMQIQKKYNLKLDANNEANKQHFASVNALRRFIESQQAT
- a CDS encoding lysophospholipid acyltransferase family protein gives rise to the protein MRRIGYYWRLVATGYNFVVFGVGGLLTAIFVMPVVRVWPGGTQRRNARARQVVHYLFRYFVWQMRATGVLALTVNDVERLREQSAGRLVVVNHPTLIDVVVVISLLPYSCCVVKSSLWRNPLLGGVIRSAGYISNSDSSRNFLARSARVLRAGYPIVMFPEGTRTVPGDPIEFQRGAANIAVRNRVAVLPVVVRCDPPTLRKHERWYHIPPRRADFSVTVHEPVDPASVTDASRGPAVATRQFNRWLEEFYRGELQA